In a single window of the Desulfobacterales bacterium genome:
- a CDS encoding DNA alkylation repair protein, which produces MQLNDVMAELKSMGDTKSVAGMAKFGIKSDRALGISIPNLLGLARKIGTNNKLAGQLWPSTIHEARILACMVADPQQVSEAQLERWVKDFNSWDLCDQCCNRLFSKTSFARRKALIWSQRPEEYVKRAGFVLMAVTAVHDKSAADRQFDPFFKRIKQGAIDDRNFVKKAVNWALRQIGKRNLSLNRKAVAVAEEIQQLESRAARWVASDALRELRSNKIQQRLSRKAAR; this is translated from the coding sequence ATGCAGCTGAACGATGTAATGGCTGAGTTGAAATCGATGGGCGATACGAAATCGGTTGCCGGCATGGCAAAATTCGGTATCAAATCCGACCGGGCGCTGGGAATTTCGATCCCGAATCTTTTGGGGCTGGCCAGAAAAATCGGCACCAATAATAAGTTGGCCGGCCAATTGTGGCCGAGCACCATTCATGAAGCCCGTATCCTGGCCTGTATGGTCGCCGATCCTCAACAGGTGTCCGAAGCGCAGCTGGAGCGCTGGGTCAAAGATTTTAATTCCTGGGATTTGTGTGATCAATGCTGCAATCGATTGTTCAGTAAAACATCTTTTGCGCGCCGGAAGGCGCTGATCTGGTCTCAGCGGCCCGAAGAATATGTCAAACGCGCCGGCTTTGTGCTGATGGCTGTCACGGCAGTGCATGACAAAAGCGCAGCAGATCGGCAGTTTGACCCTTTTTTCAAACGGATAAAGCAGGGGGCCATTGATGATCGCAACTTTGTTAAAAAAGCGGTCAACTGGGCCCTGCGTCAGATCGGCAAGCGCAATCTATCACTGAACAGAAAAGCCGTAGCTGTAGCCGAGGAGATCCAGCAACTGGAATCCCGCGCGGCCCGCTGGGTGGCCAGTGATGCACTGCGGGAGCTGCGCAGCAACAAGATCCAGCAGCGACTGTCTCGCAAAGCCGCTCGCTAG